One Erythrobacter sp. SDW2 genomic region harbors:
- a CDS encoding fumarylacetoacetate hydrolase family protein: MKLATLNDGTRDGQLVVVSKDITRYSSAAHIAPTLQAALDDWEHIAPQLQALYTDVEHQVVPCERFHEREAHAPLPRAYQWADGSAYINHVELVRKARGAEVPESFYHDPLMYQGGSDDFLPPRSPIPLKDTAWGCDMEGEIACITDDVPMGTTPEQAAEHIKLLMLVNDVSLRGLIPGELAKGFGFFQSKPATAFSPVCVTPDELGDAWQGNVIHLPLKVDYNGQPFGRANAGVDATFSLADLVAHVAKTRNLGAGSIIGSGTVSNRDPDGGPGKPCSEGGLGYSCIAEIRMIETIASGEPKTRFMAPGDSVRIWMDDDHGHSIFGAIEQQVVQA, translated from the coding sequence ATGAAGCTTGCCACACTGAACGATGGCACCCGCGACGGTCAGCTGGTGGTCGTCTCGAAGGACATCACCCGCTACTCCTCGGCCGCGCATATCGCTCCGACATTGCAGGCCGCACTGGACGATTGGGAGCATATCGCGCCGCAGCTGCAAGCGCTCTACACCGATGTCGAGCATCAGGTCGTGCCGTGCGAGCGCTTCCACGAGCGCGAGGCGCATGCGCCGCTCCCCCGCGCCTATCAGTGGGCCGATGGCAGCGCCTACATCAATCACGTCGAACTGGTGCGCAAGGCACGCGGGGCCGAGGTGCCGGAGAGCTTCTATCACGACCCGCTGATGTACCAGGGCGGCAGCGACGACTTCCTGCCGCCGCGCAGCCCCATTCCGCTGAAGGACACCGCCTGGGGCTGCGACATGGAGGGCGAGATCGCCTGCATCACCGACGATGTGCCGATGGGCACGACGCCGGAGCAGGCGGCTGAGCACATCAAGCTGCTGATGCTGGTCAACGATGTGTCCCTGCGCGGGCTGATCCCGGGCGAGCTGGCCAAGGGGTTCGGCTTCTTCCAGTCCAAGCCTGCCACCGCCTTCTCGCCCGTCTGCGTGACGCCGGACGAGCTGGGCGACGCCTGGCAGGGCAATGTCATCCACCTGCCGCTCAAGGTCGATTACAACGGCCAGCCCTTCGGGCGCGCCAATGCCGGGGTCGATGCCACTTTCAGCCTGGCCGATCTTGTCGCCCATGTGGCCAAGACCCGCAATCTCGGCGCGGGTTCGATCATCGGTTCGGGCACCGTCTCCAACCGCGACCCCGACGGCGGGCCGGGCAAGCCGTGCAGCGAAGGCGGACTGGGCTACAGCTGCATCGCCGAAATCCGCATGATCGAGACCATCGCCAGCGGCGAGCCCAAGACCCGCTTCATGGCCCCCGGCGACTCTGTCCGTATCTGGATGGATGACGATCACGGCCACTCGATCTTCGGTGCGATCGAGCAGCAAGTGGTGCAAGCCTGA
- the maiA gene encoding maleylacetoacetate isomerase, which produces MIRLFAYFRSSTSYRLRIALNLKGLNYEVIPVDLRTSEQKDAGFTARNPYGSVPMLEAGGRDRAQSMALLEWLDEAYPEPALLPRDIEDRYTCRELTYAVATEIHAVNNLPVLKYLADPLGHSQDEIDVWYRHWLARTLDPLERRLAEIGTGDFLFDRPGLFEIVLLPQVYNARKFAYGFDDKPHIARIEAACLALPAFQRAYPDNQIDSPEYKG; this is translated from the coding sequence ATGATCCGCCTCTTCGCCTACTTCCGCAGCTCCACCAGCTATCGCCTTAGAATCGCGCTGAATCTCAAGGGGCTAAACTACGAGGTGATCCCGGTCGACTTGCGCACCTCGGAACAGAAGGACGCGGGCTTCACCGCGCGCAATCCCTATGGCAGCGTGCCGATGCTGGAGGCGGGCGGCCGCGACCGGGCGCAGTCGATGGCACTGCTCGAATGGCTCGACGAGGCCTATCCCGAGCCAGCACTGCTGCCGCGCGATATCGAGGATCGCTACACCTGCCGCGAGCTGACCTATGCTGTCGCGACCGAGATCCATGCGGTCAACAACCTGCCGGTGCTCAAGTACCTCGCCGATCCGCTGGGCCATTCGCAGGACGAGATCGACGTGTGGTACCGCCACTGGCTGGCTCGCACGCTCGACCCGCTGGAGCGGCGACTGGCCGAGATCGGGACGGGCGACTTCCTGTTCGACAGGCCCGGCCTGTTCGAGATCGTGCTGCTGCCGCAGGTCTATAACGCCCGCAAGTTCGCCTATGGCTTCGACGACAAGCCGCATATCGCCCGGATCGAGGCCGCCTGCCTGGCGCTGCCGGCGTTCCAGCGCGCCTATCCCGACAACCAGATTGACAGCCCGGAGTACAAAGGATGA
- a CDS encoding acyl-CoA dehydrogenase, with protein sequence MTPFAWDDPFRLDEQLTEEERMIRDAAHGFAQSELQPRVIKAFAEEIDAPELFPLMGQAGLLGATVPEEYGGAGAGYVAYGLIAREIERVDSGYRSMASVQSSLVMYPIHAFGSEEQKRKYLPGLASGQLIGCFGLTEPDAGSDPAGMKTVAKKDGDGYVISGSKTWISNAPFADVFVVWAKSEAHGGGIRGFVLEKGMPGLSAPKIEGKISLRASTTGMIVMDEVKVGADALLPDVQGLKGPFSCLNRARYGISWGAMGAAEFCMHAARQYGLDRHQFGVPLASKQLYQLKLANMMSEIALGLQSSLRVGRLMDEGTFAPEMISIVKRNNVGKALEIARHARDMHGGNGISEEYQVIRHMVNLETVNTYEGTHDVHALILGRAVTGIAAF encoded by the coding sequence ATGACCCCCTTCGCCTGGGACGATCCGTTCCGGCTCGACGAACAACTGACCGAAGAAGAGCGGATGATCCGCGATGCCGCGCACGGCTTCGCGCAATCCGAACTGCAACCGCGCGTCATCAAGGCCTTTGCCGAGGAGATCGATGCGCCCGAGCTGTTCCCCCTGATGGGCCAGGCCGGGCTGCTGGGCGCGACGGTGCCGGAGGAATACGGCGGCGCGGGTGCGGGCTATGTCGCCTACGGCCTGATCGCGCGCGAGATCGAACGGGTCGACTCGGGCTATCGCTCGATGGCCTCGGTCCAGTCCAGCCTCGTGATGTACCCGATCCATGCCTTCGGTTCTGAGGAGCAGAAGCGCAAGTACCTGCCCGGCCTCGCTTCGGGCCAGTTGATCGGCTGCTTCGGCCTGACCGAGCCCGACGCCGGCAGCGATCCGGCGGGGATGAAGACCGTCGCCAAGAAGGATGGCGACGGCTACGTCATCTCCGGCTCCAAGACCTGGATTTCCAACGCCCCCTTCGCCGATGTCTTCGTGGTCTGGGCCAAGAGCGAGGCCCATGGCGGCGGCATTCGCGGCTTCGTGCTGGAAAAGGGCATGCCGGGCCTCAGCGCGCCCAAGATCGAAGGCAAGATTTCGCTGCGGGCCAGCACCACCGGCATGATCGTGATGGACGAGGTGAAAGTCGGGGCCGACGCTCTGCTGCCCGATGTGCAGGGGCTGAAGGGTCCCTTCTCCTGCCTCAACCGCGCCCGTTACGGCATCAGCTGGGGCGCGATGGGCGCGGCGGAGTTCTGTATGCACGCCGCACGGCAATACGGGCTCGACCGGCACCAGTTCGGTGTGCCGCTGGCATCGAAGCAGCTCTACCAGCTCAAGCTCGCCAATATGATGAGCGAGATCGCGCTGGGCCTGCAAAGCAGCTTGCGGGTCGGCCGCCTGATGGACGAAGGCACCTTCGCGCCGGAGATGATCAGCATCGTCAAGCGCAACAATGTCGGCAAGGCGCTCGAGATCGCCCGCCACGCCCGTGACATGCACGGCGGCAACGGCATCAGCGAGGAGTATCAGGTCATCCGCCACATGGTGAACCTCGAGACGGTCAACACCTACGAAGGCACGCACGACGTCCATGCGCTAATCTTGGGCCGGGCAGTAACGGGGATTGCGGCATTCTGA
- a CDS encoding response regulator, with protein sequence MDQPFVMIAEDEPIIGYDLCLTVEEAGCEVEGPLPDVSSAMLSCQRRKPDLAILDINLGREEVYPLAEKLLAEDVKVIFHSALYFSEEVQERFPDAVMVGKPCPPSALLATVHRVLETHGQERA encoded by the coding sequence GTGGATCAACCGTTTGTCATGATTGCCGAGGATGAGCCCATCATCGGTTACGACCTGTGCCTTACGGTCGAGGAAGCCGGCTGCGAGGTCGAAGGGCCGCTGCCGGATGTTTCCTCCGCCATGTTATCCTGTCAGCGGCGCAAGCCGGACCTCGCCATCCTCGATATCAACCTCGGCCGCGAAGAAGTTTACCCCCTGGCAGAGAAACTGCTGGCCGAGGACGTGAAGGTGATCTTCCATTCGGCCCTTTATTTTTCGGAGGAGGTGCAGGAGCGTTTCCCCGACGCGGTAATGGTCGGAAAGCCCTGTCCGCCGAGCGCGCTGCTGGCGACAGTTCACAGGGTGCTGGAGACCCACGGCCAAGAGCGGGCTTGA
- a CDS encoding OmpA family protein: MFRPAIAILAGALLTVALALVGAGMSAQELSERLSAEAKAAIDGRPVTARFTSEGGSPSRHAMLTPRGDVPEKIRAQVAGAVAAIPGVGGVHWTDGTMLADAGEVPLEALQCQDDVAAILGARTIRFEESSAELAAGGTDLLDEVAAALRPCFGARIAITGHTDGSGDEPANKVLSLERADMVKRALVARGIPEASLQTKGLGSSVPVAGLDPSDPANRRIEFKVVARLQVKPSPIDTPGPR; this comes from the coding sequence ATGTTCCGCCCTGCCATCGCCATCCTTGCCGGTGCCTTGCTCACCGTCGCTCTCGCCCTAGTAGGTGCGGGGATGAGTGCGCAGGAGCTGTCAGAGCGGCTTTCGGCCGAAGCAAAGGCGGCGATCGACGGCCGCCCGGTCACCGCCCGCTTTACATCCGAAGGCGGCTCGCCCAGCCGCCATGCCATGCTGACCCCGCGCGGTGATGTGCCGGAAAAGATCCGCGCCCAAGTGGCCGGGGCAGTCGCCGCCATACCCGGCGTGGGCGGAGTCCACTGGACCGATGGCACCATGCTGGCCGATGCGGGCGAAGTCCCGCTCGAGGCGCTGCAATGCCAGGACGATGTCGCCGCTATCCTCGGTGCCCGCACCATCCGCTTCGAAGAATCGAGCGCGGAACTTGCTGCCGGCGGCACCGACTTGCTCGACGAGGTCGCTGCCGCATTGCGCCCGTGCTTCGGGGCGAGGATCGCGATTACCGGGCATACCGATGGCTCCGGCGATGAACCGGCCAACAAGGTCCTCTCTCTGGAACGCGCGGACATGGTGAAGCGCGCCCTCGTCGCGCGCGGCATTCCCGAAGCCAGCCTGCAAACCAAGGGTCTCGGTTCATCCGTCCCTGTGGCTGGCCTTGATCCGTCCGATCCCGCCAATCGCAGGATCGAATTCAAGGTCGTGGCTCGCCTACAGGTCAAGCCAAGCCCCATCGATACGCCGGGTCCCAGGTAA
- a CDS encoding VWA domain-containing protein, protein MRVAGFAVVSVLAVAVAGCQSSPASEDLVIAPSPPPVVMAPPPPPSGIVVTGSRMAGAVQEWASPVSVVDASQAQAKSDYRYVPPVIVPTDPGTERYDGKEVSPVKIAAAEPLSTFSVDVDTGAYANARRFLTQGQMPPKDAVRTEEFINYFRYDYTRPADEAQPFSVSFDAAQSPWNAETRLVRIGLAGYTLPEDSRPPANLVFLIDVSGSMFAADKLPLVKTALIGLANQLTKKDKVSIVVYAGAAGLVLDATSNPAEIRNAINDLEAGGSTAGGAGIELAYRVAEANFIKGGVNRVILATDGDFNVGLSNTDALIEMIEKKRESGVTLTTLGFGQGNYNEALMEQLANKGNGNYAYIDSAIEAKKVLGEEMGSTIFTIAKDVKIQVEFNPAVVSQYRLIGYENRALRNEDFDNDAVDAGDIGAGHQVTAIYEVVLNGSKGWIPDRRYGDKLPASALDQADEAAYVKLRYKLPDGETSKLIDFVLPASKLKAAGAPKGDFAFAAAVAGFGQKLRGDPLLNGFSYDQLASLAGKQDDFYRQEFVKLAGVAGGMTDLRTMGGDEGQGGQ, encoded by the coding sequence ATGCGTGTTGCCGGATTTGCTGTCGTAAGTGTGCTCGCCGTGGCGGTCGCCGGGTGCCAGAGCTCTCCCGCCTCCGAAGATCTCGTCATCGCCCCTTCCCCGCCGCCCGTGGTGATGGCTCCGCCACCTCCGCCCTCTGGCATCGTCGTAACGGGATCGCGTATGGCAGGCGCAGTGCAGGAGTGGGCTTCCCCGGTATCGGTCGTCGATGCCTCGCAGGCACAGGCCAAGTCCGACTACCGCTATGTTCCGCCGGTGATCGTCCCGACCGATCCCGGCACCGAGCGCTACGACGGCAAGGAAGTCTCGCCGGTCAAGATTGCCGCAGCCGAGCCGCTTTCGACGTTCTCGGTCGATGTCGACACCGGGGCCTATGCCAACGCCCGGCGGTTCCTGACCCAGGGCCAGATGCCGCCCAAGGATGCGGTGCGGACGGAGGAGTTCATCAACTACTTCCGCTATGACTACACCCGTCCGGCGGACGAGGCGCAGCCCTTCAGCGTCAGCTTCGACGCCGCGCAGAGCCCGTGGAACGCCGAGACCCGGCTCGTCCGTATCGGCCTGGCCGGATACACATTGCCCGAAGACAGCCGACCGCCGGCCAATCTGGTGTTCCTGATCGATGTCTCGGGCTCGATGTTCGCCGCCGACAAGCTGCCGCTGGTCAAGACCGCACTGATCGGCCTCGCCAACCAGCTGACGAAGAAGGACAAGGTCTCTATCGTGGTCTACGCCGGCGCGGCAGGCCTCGTCCTCGACGCGACCAGCAACCCGGCCGAAATCCGCAACGCGATCAACGATCTCGAAGCCGGCGGTTCGACTGCGGGCGGGGCCGGGATCGAGCTCGCCTACCGCGTGGCCGAGGCCAATTTCATCAAGGGCGGGGTCAACCGCGTGATCCTCGCCACCGACGGCGACTTCAATGTCGGCCTGTCGAACACCGATGCGTTGATCGAAATGATCGAGAAGAAGCGCGAGAGCGGCGTTACGCTGACCACGCTCGGCTTCGGCCAGGGCAATTACAACGAAGCGCTGATGGAGCAGCTCGCCAACAAGGGGAACGGCAACTACGCCTATATCGACAGCGCCATCGAAGCGAAGAAGGTGCTGGGCGAGGAAATGGGCTCGACCATCTTCACCATCGCCAAGGACGTGAAGATCCAGGTCGAATTCAATCCCGCCGTGGTCAGCCAGTACCGCCTGATCGGCTACGAGAACCGCGCTCTGCGCAACGAGGATTTCGACAATGACGCGGTCGATGCCGGCGATATCGGTGCCGGGCACCAGGTCACCGCAATCTACGAGGTCGTGCTGAACGGTAGCAAGGGTTGGATCCCCGATCGCCGCTATGGCGACAAGCTGCCCGCCAGCGCGCTCGACCAGGCCGATGAAGCGGCTTACGTCAAGCTGCGCTACAAGCTGCCCGATGGCGAGACGTCGAAGCTGATCGATTTCGTCCTGCCCGCGAGCAAGCTCAAGGCTGCCGGGGCGCCCAAAGGTGACTTCGCCTTTGCCGCTGCGGTCGCCGGGTTCGGGCAGAAACTGCGCGGCGATCCGCTGCTCAATGGCTTCAGCTATGACCAGCTCGCCAGCCTCGCCGGCAAGCAGGACGATTTCTATCGCCAGGAGTTCGTCAAGCTGGCTGGTGTTGCCGGCGGCATGACCGATCTGAGGACGATGGGTGGTGACGAGGGACAGGGCGGCCAGTAG